One segment of Chionomys nivalis chromosome 3, mChiNiv1.1, whole genome shotgun sequence DNA contains the following:
- the Tagln3 gene encoding transgelin-3 isoform X1, whose amino-acid sequence MANRGPSYGLSREVQEKIEQKYDADLENKLVDWIILQCAEDIEHPPPGRAHFQKWLMDGTVLCKLINSLYPPGQEPIPKISESKMAFKQMEQISQFLKAAEVYGVRTTDIFQTVDLWEGKDMAAVQRTLMALGSVAVTKDDGCYRGEPSWFHRKAQQNRRGFSEEQLRQGQNVIGLQMGSNKGASQAGMTGYGMPRQIM is encoded by the exons aTGGCTAACAGGGGCCCGAGCTATGGCTTAAGCCGAGAGGTGCAGGAGAAGATCGAGCAGAAGTATGATGCGGACCTGGAGAACAAGCTGGTGGATTGGATCATCCTGCAGTGTGCTGAGGATATAGAGCACCCGCCCCCCGGCAGGGCCCATTTTCAGAAATGGTTGATGGACGGGACG GTCCTGTGCAAGCTGATAAACAGTTTATATCCACCAGGACAAGAACCCATCCCCAAGATCTCAGAGTCAAAGATGGCTTTTAAGCAGATGGAGCAAATCTCCCAGTTCCTGAAAGCGGCCGAGGTCTATGGTGTCAGGACCACAGACATTTTTCAAACAGTGGATCTATGGGAAG GGAAGGACATGGCAGCTGTGCAGAGGACTCTGATGGCTCTAGGCAGCGTGGCAGTTACCAAGGATGACGGCTGCTACCGGGGAGAGCCATCCTGGTTTCACAG GAAAGCCCAGCAGAATCGGAGAGGATTTTCAGAGGAGCAACTTCGCCAGGGACAGAACGTCATAGGCCTGCAGATGGGCAGCAACAAGGGTGCCTCCCAGGCGGGCATGACGGGGTACGGGATGCCCAGGCAGATCATGTAA
- the Tagln3 gene encoding transgelin-3 isoform X2, translating to MANRGPSYGLSREVQEKIEQKYDADLENKLVDWIILQCAEDIEHPPPGRAHFQKWLMDGTVLCKLINSLYPPGQEPIPKISESKMAFKQMEQISQFLKAAEVYGVRTTDIFQTVDLWEGTLFGRDLGPARTQGSSQRYPGDNLIMEIIQRYQSLHWGRARVTFIVGDRKGKGHCKEWKGTVRAPL from the exons aTGGCTAACAGGGGCCCGAGCTATGGCTTAAGCCGAGAGGTGCAGGAGAAGATCGAGCAGAAGTATGATGCGGACCTGGAGAACAAGCTGGTGGATTGGATCATCCTGCAGTGTGCTGAGGATATAGAGCACCCGCCCCCCGGCAGGGCCCATTTTCAGAAATGGTTGATGGACGGGACG GTCCTGTGCAAGCTGATAAACAGTTTATATCCACCAGGACAAGAACCCATCCCCAAGATCTCAGAGTCAAAGATGGCTTTTAAGCAGATGGAGCAAATCTCCCAGTTCCTGAAAGCGGCCGAGGTCTATGGTGTCAGGACCACAGACATTTTTCAAACAGTGGATCTATGGGAAG GTACATTGTTTGGAAGAGACCTGGGGCCAGCAAGGACGCAAGGGTCTTCACAAAGATATCCAGGTGACAACTTGATCATGGAGATAATACAACGTTACCAAAGCCTTCACTGGGGAAGGGCCAGAGTGACCTTCATTGTTGGTGACAGGAAAGGCAAGGGCCACTGCAAAGAATGGAAGGGGACGGTAAGAGCCCCTCTGTGA